The following coding sequences are from one Sphingomonadaceae bacterium OTU29LAMAA1 window:
- a CDS encoding peptidylprolyl isomerase, whose product MTHNNRRAARIGRTLGWVALAALGTGAVAQTVQDSQVPETNLNIPANLQIFGKLDPNVRKPTAIVNDTVITGTDVDQRLALTVFNNGGRGPAPEQVDEFKLQILRQLIDETLQIQEAKTSEVTVTAAELDQSEAGLAKRFNMTQPQFREALRKAGSSERSLRRAIEGELAWNRYLRRKIEPFVNVGDEEVEAIRKRIEASRGTEEYNLREIYLSANDGNRAEVFAKAKQIIAEIQKAQQPFELFARNYSEASTKGVGGDLGWIRLVTLPQSLADATQQMQVGQVAGPVETPGGFSILYLTDKRTIGAADPRDAKLSLKQLTVSFPAGTTQAQAQSRAAVFAKTVQSIQGCGTVEKVAATINAEVVDNDSIRIRDLPAPLQDIMVKLQVGQATPPFGSPAEGVRALVLCGRDDPQQSVVPGAAQIQGQLEQQRVNLRAQSKLRDLRRDAVIEYR is encoded by the coding sequence GTGACGCACAACAATCGACGGGCCGCGCGGATCGGCCGCACCTTGGGTTGGGTCGCGCTGGCGGCGTTAGGCACCGGCGCGGTCGCGCAGACGGTGCAGGACAGCCAGGTGCCGGAAACGAACCTCAACATCCCGGCCAATCTGCAGATCTTCGGCAAGCTGGATCCCAACGTCCGCAAGCCGACCGCGATCGTCAACGACACGGTCATCACCGGTACCGACGTCGACCAGCGACTGGCGCTCACCGTCTTCAACAACGGTGGCCGCGGCCCCGCGCCCGAACAGGTCGACGAATTCAAGCTGCAGATCCTGCGCCAGCTGATCGATGAAACGCTCCAGATCCAGGAAGCGAAAACGTCCGAGGTCACCGTGACCGCGGCGGAACTCGACCAGAGCGAGGCGGGTCTGGCGAAGCGGTTCAACATGACCCAGCCGCAGTTTCGCGAGGCACTGCGCAAGGCGGGATCGTCCGAACGCTCGTTGCGCCGGGCGATTGAGGGCGAACTGGCGTGGAACCGCTATCTGCGTCGCAAGATCGAACCGTTCGTCAACGTCGGTGACGAAGAGGTCGAGGCGATTCGCAAGCGTATCGAGGCATCGCGCGGCACCGAGGAATACAATCTCCGCGAAATCTATCTGAGCGCGAACGACGGCAACCGTGCCGAGGTGTTCGCCAAGGCCAAGCAGATCATCGCCGAAATCCAGAAGGCGCAGCAGCCGTTCGAGCTGTTCGCACGCAACTATTCCGAAGCGTCGACCAAGGGCGTCGGTGGCGATCTGGGCTGGATTCGCCTCGTGACGCTGCCGCAGTCGCTGGCCGATGCGACGCAGCAGATGCAGGTCGGTCAGGTCGCAGGGCCGGTCGAGACGCCGGGCGGCTTCTCGATCCTGTACCTCACCGACAAGCGCACGATCGGCGCGGCGGACCCGCGCGACGCCAAGCTGAGCCTGAAGCAGCTGACCGTCTCGTTCCCGGCCGGCACGACGCAGGCGCAGGCCCAGTCGCGCGCCGCTGTTTTCGCCAAGACGGTGCAGTCGATCCAGGGTTGCGGCACGGTCGAAAAGGTCGCGGCGACGATCAACGCCGAGGTGGTCGACAACGATTCGATCCGTATTCGCGACCTGCCCGCGCCGTTGCAGGACATCATGGTCAAGCTTCAGGTCGGGCAGGCGACGCCCCCGTTCGGTTCACCCGCCGAAGGTGTTCGCGCCCTCGTTCTATGCGGTCGCGACGATCCGCAGCAGTCCGTCGTACCGGGTGCAGCGCAGATTCAGGGACAGCTCGAACAGCAACGCGTAAACCTGCGTGCGCAAAGCAAGCTGCGCGATCTGCGACGCGATGCGGTGATCGAGTATCGCTGA
- a CDS encoding phosphoenolpyruvate carboxykinase translates to MIVNERIPHAGLAAQGIETRADIHWNLVTARLIETSVARSEGRLSADGPLVVETGRHTGRSAQDKFIVRDAETETSVWWGKSNKGMTPAHFAALKADFFAALREKEHLFVQDLYGGSQPENRVRVRVVNELAWHNLFIRTMLVRPQEHELKQFEAEYTIIDLPSFRADPARHGTRSETVIAVNFTDKLILIGGTKYAGEMKKSVFGLLNYLLPTSGVMPMHCSANMGADGSTAVFFGLSGTGKTTLSADASRTLIGDDEHGWSDTAVFNFEGGCYAKMIRLSRDAEPEIFATTKRFGTVLENVVMDPITRQLDLDDNSLAENSRGAYPIDFIPNASADNMGGVPKNIVMLTADAYGILPPIAKLTPDQAMYHFLSGYTARVAGTEIGVTEPDATFSTCFGAPFMPRHPSVYGNLLKERIARGEVDCWLVNTGWTGGKYGVGHRMPIKATRALLNAALDGSLKDAEFRVDPNFGFAVPVAVPGVDATILDPRGTWANPAEYDAAAAKLIDLFVENFAQFAEHVDEGVRQSAPRVKAPEPA, encoded by the coding sequence ATGATTGTGAACGAGCGTATTCCGCACGCGGGCCTTGCCGCGCAGGGTATCGAGACCCGTGCCGATATTCATTGGAACCTGGTGACGGCGCGCCTGATCGAAACGTCGGTGGCACGCAGCGAAGGTCGGCTGAGTGCCGACGGCCCGCTGGTCGTCGAAACCGGACGCCACACCGGCCGCTCGGCGCAGGACAAGTTCATCGTACGCGACGCTGAGACGGAGACCAGCGTCTGGTGGGGCAAATCGAACAAGGGCATGACACCGGCCCATTTCGCAGCACTCAAGGCGGATTTCTTCGCCGCATTGCGTGAAAAGGAGCATTTGTTCGTTCAGGATCTGTACGGCGGATCGCAGCCCGAGAATCGCGTCCGCGTCCGCGTCGTCAACGAGCTCGCATGGCACAATCTTTTCATCCGCACGATGCTCGTCCGTCCGCAGGAGCATGAGCTGAAGCAGTTCGAAGCGGAATATACGATCATCGACCTGCCGAGCTTTCGCGCCGATCCGGCCCGGCACGGCACCCGCAGCGAAACGGTGATCGCGGTGAACTTCACCGACAAGCTGATCCTGATCGGCGGCACCAAATACGCCGGCGAAATGAAGAAGTCGGTGTTCGGTCTGCTCAACTATCTTCTGCCGACGAGCGGCGTGATGCCGATGCATTGCTCCGCGAACATGGGCGCCGACGGATCGACCGCGGTGTTCTTCGGGCTTTCCGGCACCGGCAAGACCACGCTGAGCGCCGATGCCAGCCGCACGCTGATCGGCGACGACGAGCATGGCTGGTCGGACACGGCCGTCTTCAATTTCGAGGGCGGCTGCTACGCCAAGATGATCCGCCTGTCGCGCGATGCCGAGCCGGAGATCTTCGCGACCACCAAGCGGTTCGGCACCGTGCTGGAAAACGTGGTGATGGATCCGATCACGCGTCAGCTCGACCTCGACGACAACAGCCTCGCCGAGAACAGTCGCGGGGCCTATCCGATCGATTTCATTCCGAACGCGTCCGCCGACAATATGGGCGGGGTACCGAAGAACATCGTGATGCTGACCGCGGACGCCTATGGCATCCTGCCACCGATCGCGAAGCTGACGCCGGATCAGGCGATGTACCATTTCCTGTCCGGCTATACCGCGCGGGTCGCCGGTACGGAGATCGGCGTCACCGAGCCGGATGCGACGTTTTCGACCTGCTTCGGGGCACCGTTCATGCCGCGGCACCCGTCGGTATACGGCAATCTGCTGAAAGAGCGGATCGCAAGGGGCGAAGTCGATTGCTGGCTGGTCAACACCGGCTGGACCGGCGGCAAATACGGGGTCGGCCATCGCATGCCGATCAAGGCGACCCGTGCCTTGCTCAACGCCGCGCTCGACGGCAGCCTGAAGGATGCCGAATTCCGGGTCGATCCCAACTTCGGTTTCGCCGTGCCGGTCGCGGTGCCGGGCGTCGACGCGACGATCCTCGACCCGCGCGGGACATGGGCGAACCCGGCGGAATATGACGCCGCCGCGGCCAAGCTGATCGATCTGTTCGTGGAAAACTTCGCGCAATTCGCCGAGCACGTCGACGAAGGCGTTCGCCAGTCCGCTCCTCGCGTGAAAGCACCGGAACCCGCCTGA
- a CDS encoding NfeD family protein: MTLDSIGGAGGAWLIAALLLGLAELLIPGVFAIFLAIAAGIVGVATLALPLPLEAQIAAFAVWSVVTVLIGKRWYVDFPVASSDPQLNDRAARMIGQTVVVEVPIDADGGRVHIGDGSWPARGTPAAAGTRVRIAEVRGGLVIVEPLDV; encoded by the coding sequence ATGACCCTCGATTCGATCGGCGGCGCCGGCGGTGCATGGCTGATCGCCGCGCTGCTGCTCGGGCTCGCCGAATTGCTCATCCCCGGCGTCTTCGCGATCTTCCTCGCGATCGCCGCGGGAATCGTCGGCGTCGCCACCCTCGCGCTGCCGCTGCCGCTAGAGGCGCAGATCGCCGCCTTCGCGGTCTGGAGCGTGGTCACGGTGCTGATCGGCAAGCGCTGGTACGTGGATTTCCCGGTCGCCAGCAGCGATCCGCAACTGAACGATCGTGCCGCGCGGATGATCGGCCAGACGGTGGTGGTAGAGGTGCCGATCGACGCCGACGGCGGCCGCGTCCACATCGGCGACGGTTCGTGGCCCGCGCGCGGCACCCCCGCCGCGGCCGGCACGCGCGTCCGTATCGCCGAGGTGCGCGGCGGCCTCGTCATCGTCGAGCCGCTCGACGTTTAA
- a CDS encoding response regulator transcription factor — MTATIALVDDDRNILTSVSIALQTEGFLTRVYSDGETALKALTDNPPDLAIFDIKMPRMDGLELLRRLREKSHIPVIFLTSKDDELDEALGLAMGADDYIAKPFSQRLLIARIRAILRRTELATSPIEEDAATGAGPLVRGRLSMDPARHRTTWGDEPVTLTVTEFLILETLAQRPGIVKTRNQLMDAAYHDDIYVDDRTIDSHIKRLRRKFRQVDPTFDAIETLYGAGYRFSEE; from the coding sequence ATGACGGCGACGATCGCGCTGGTCGACGACGACCGCAATATCCTGACGTCGGTGTCGATCGCCCTCCAGACAGAGGGGTTCCTGACCCGCGTCTATTCGGATGGCGAGACCGCATTGAAGGCGCTGACCGACAATCCGCCGGATCTCGCCATCTTCGACATCAAGATGCCGCGGATGGACGGACTGGAACTGCTCCGCCGTCTCCGCGAGAAGAGCCACATCCCGGTGATCTTCCTCACCAGCAAGGACGACGAGCTGGACGAGGCGCTGGGCCTGGCGATGGGTGCGGACGATTATATCGCCAAGCCCTTCAGCCAGCGGCTGCTGATCGCGCGCATCCGGGCGATCCTGCGTCGCACCGAACTGGCGACATCCCCGATCGAGGAGGATGCGGCGACGGGGGCCGGACCGCTGGTCCGCGGACGCCTGTCGATGGACCCCGCCCGGCATCGGACGACGTGGGGCGACGAGCCCGTGACGCTGACCGTCACCGAGTTTCTGATTCTTGAGACACTGGCACAGCGGCCCGGCATCGTGAAGACGCGCAACCAGTTGATGGATGCCGCCTATCACGACGATATCTATGTCGACGATCGCACCATCGACAGCCACATCAAGCGTCTGCGCCGTAAATTCCGGCAGGTCGATCCGACCTTCGACGCGATCGAGACATTGTATGGCGCCGGCTACCGATTCTCCGAGGAGTGA
- the guaB gene encoding IMP dehydrogenase → MNIRLGLTFDDVLLVPAESDILPSTADTRTQLTRGIALNIPILSSAMDTVTEADMAIVMAQLGGIGVLHRNLSIEEQVAAVRQVKRFESGMVVNPITIAPTATLAEAQALMAHHKISGIPVVERDGKLVGILTNRDVRFAGNPKQPVAELMTHENLATVTTDVGQEEARVLLHQRRIEKLLVVDEAYRCVGLITVKDIEKAVTYPTATKDAAGRLRVASATTVGDKGFERTEALVDAECDLIVIDTAHGHNRDVARAVERVKKLSNSVQVVAGNVATGAATRALIDAGADGIKVGIGPGSICTTRVVAGVGVPQLTAVMDCAEAAAKHGVPIIADGGLRTSGDLAKALAAGASTCMVGSLLAGTEEAPGETFLYQGRAYKSYRGMGSVGAMGRGSADRYFQGDIKDQMKLVPEGIEGQVAYKGPARDVIHQLVGGIKAAMGYTGSATIPDLQKRAEYVQITGAGLKESHVHDVTITREAPNYPTR, encoded by the coding sequence TTGAACATCCGGCTCGGCCTCACCTTCGACGACGTGCTGCTCGTACCGGCTGAGTCGGACATCCTGCCGAGCACCGCCGACACGCGGACGCAGTTGACGCGCGGCATCGCGCTCAACATCCCGATCCTTTCGTCGGCGATGGACACGGTGACCGAGGCGGACATGGCGATCGTCATGGCGCAGCTCGGTGGCATCGGCGTGCTCCACCGCAACCTGTCGATCGAGGAACAGGTGGCGGCGGTGCGACAGGTCAAGCGGTTCGAATCGGGGATGGTGGTCAACCCGATCACGATCGCGCCGACCGCGACGCTGGCCGAGGCGCAGGCGCTGATGGCGCATCACAAGATCAGCGGCATCCCGGTGGTGGAGCGCGACGGCAAGCTGGTCGGCATCCTCACCAACCGCGACGTGCGCTTTGCGGGCAATCCGAAGCAGCCGGTCGCCGAGCTGATGACGCACGAGAACCTCGCCACCGTCACCACCGACGTCGGGCAGGAGGAAGCGCGCGTGCTGCTGCACCAGCGGCGGATCGAGAAGCTGCTGGTGGTGGACGAGGCGTATCGCTGCGTCGGGCTGATCACGGTGAAGGATATCGAGAAGGCGGTGACCTATCCGACCGCTACCAAGGATGCGGCGGGACGGCTGCGGGTCGCGTCGGCGACGACGGTCGGCGACAAGGGGTTCGAGCGGACCGAGGCGCTGGTCGACGCGGAATGCGACCTGATCGTGATCGACACGGCGCACGGCCACAATCGCGACGTCGCGCGCGCGGTCGAGCGGGTGAAGAAGCTCAGCAATTCGGTGCAGGTGGTGGCGGGCAACGTCGCGACCGGCGCGGCGACGCGTGCGCTGATCGATGCGGGCGCTGACGGGATCAAGGTCGGCATCGGGCCGGGGTCGATCTGCACCACGCGCGTCGTCGCGGGCGTCGGCGTGCCGCAGCTGACCGCGGTGATGGATTGCGCGGAGGCAGCCGCCAAGCATGGCGTGCCGATCATTGCCGATGGCGGGCTGCGTACGTCGGGCGACCTCGCCAAGGCGTTGGCGGCGGGGGCATCGACGTGCATGGTCGGATCGCTGCTCGCCGGCACCGAAGAGGCGCCGGGCGAGACGTTCCTGTACCAGGGGCGGGCGTACAAGTCGTATCGCGGGATGGGATCGGTCGGCGCGATGGGGCGCGGATCCGCGGATCGGTATTTCCAGGGCGATATCAAGGACCAGATGAAGCTGGTGCCGGAGGGTATCGAGGGGCAGGTCGCCTATAAGGGACCGGCCCGGGACGTGATCCACCAGCTCGTCGGCGGCATCAAGGCGGCGATGGGCTATACCGGATCGGCGACGATCCCCGATCTCCAAAAGCGGGCCGAGTACGTCCAGATCACCGGTGCGGGGCTGAAGGAAAGCCACGTGCACGACGTGACGATCACGCGGGAAGCGCCGAATTATCCGACGCGCTGA
- a CDS encoding acyl-CoA thioesterase codes for MTQSIPHLYPIGIDPTDIDFMGHVNNASYLKWVQDAVVSHWQKLAPAEAVAAHLWVALKHEITYRKPTFLGDDVIATVLLEKVQGARAFYETVIRRGEDVLAEVKSSWCCLDAETLKPARLARDIVEQFFQRGDGPMPATGLVER; via the coding sequence GTGACGCAGAGCATTCCCCACCTTTACCCGATCGGCATCGATCCGACCGACATCGACTTCATGGGCCACGTCAACAACGCGAGCTATCTGAAGTGGGTGCAGGATGCGGTCGTCAGCCATTGGCAGAAGCTGGCACCGGCCGAAGCGGTGGCCGCGCACCTCTGGGTCGCGCTGAAGCACGAGATCACCTATCGCAAGCCGACCTTTCTCGGCGACGACGTGATCGCCACCGTGCTGCTCGAAAAGGTTCAGGGCGCACGCGCCTTCTACGAAACGGTGATCCGCCGCGGCGAAGACGTACTTGCCGAGGTAAAGTCGAGCTGGTGCTGCCTCGACGCAGAAACGCTGAAGCCTGCCCGGCTGGCGCGCGACATCGTCGAACAATTCTTTCAGCGCGGCGATGGGCCGATGCCCGCGACAGGGCTCGTCGAACGCTAG
- the pdxA gene encoding 4-hydroxythreonine-4-phosphate dehydrogenase PdxA — translation MKSAPSAAPLAIAMGDPAGVGPEIIGKSWAVRSLRSLPPFAAIGDPAAIARVWSGPVEAIDTIDDAPAVFDRALPVLAVADAGPVTPGEPSIAGARAAFEALERSIALVRNADARALVTGPVSKAQLYGIGFNHPGQTEFVAERCGVAGDDAVMMLAGPSLRVVPITVHVPLAQVTSLLSVDLIVAKGRAAAAGLTRDFGIATPRLAFAGINPHAGEGGAIGREEIDLLTPAIARLRAEGIDATGPFAADTLFHARARTGYDVVLCCYHDQALVPIKTLHFDEGVNVTLGLPIVRTSPDHGTAFGIAGRDQAHPGAMIAAIAMAGQAADRRAAA, via the coding sequence ATGAAGTCCGCTCCCTCTGCGGCCCCCCTCGCCATCGCGATGGGCGATCCCGCCGGGGTCGGGCCGGAGATCATCGGGAAAAGCTGGGCGGTGCGTTCGCTGCGTAGCCTGCCTCCGTTCGCCGCGATCGGCGATCCGGCGGCGATCGCGCGTGTGTGGAGCGGTCCGGTGGAGGCGATCGACACGATCGATGATGCACCGGCGGTATTCGATCGGGCGCTGCCGGTGCTGGCCGTCGCCGATGCCGGACCGGTAACGCCGGGCGAGCCGAGCATCGCCGGTGCCCGTGCGGCGTTCGAGGCGCTGGAGCGCTCGATCGCGCTCGTCCGCAATGCCGATGCCCGCGCGCTGGTGACCGGCCCCGTGTCGAAGGCGCAGCTTTACGGCATCGGCTTCAATCATCCCGGCCAGACCGAATTCGTTGCCGAACGCTGCGGCGTCGCCGGCGACGATGCGGTGATGATGCTCGCCGGGCCTTCGCTGCGGGTCGTGCCGATCACGGTTCATGTGCCGCTGGCGCAGGTGACCTCGCTGCTGTCGGTGGATCTGATTGTCGCAAAGGGTCGGGCGGCTGCGGCCGGGCTGACCCGCGACTTCGGCATCGCCACACCGCGGCTCGCCTTTGCCGGGATCAACCCGCATGCCGGGGAAGGCGGCGCGATCGGTCGTGAAGAGATTGACCTGCTCACACCCGCGATCGCCCGGCTGCGGGCCGAGGGCATCGACGCCACCGGACCCTTCGCTGCCGATACGCTGTTCCACGCCCGCGCTCGCACCGGCTATGATGTCGTGCTGTGCTGCTATCACGATCAGGCGCTGGTGCCGATCAAGACGCTGCATTTCGACGAAGGCGTCAACGTGACGCTCGGTCTGCCGATCGTGCGGACGTCCCCCGATCATGGCACCGCGTTCGGCATCGCCGGCCGCGATCAGGCGCATCCCGGCGCGATGATCGCCGCCATCGCCATGGCAGGACAGGCGGCGGATCGCCGCGCAGCGGCATGA
- a CDS encoding RsmB/NOP family class I SAM-dependent RNA methyltransferase — protein sequence MTPAARTQAAIELLDEVIAAARGGGAAADTLISRYFATRRYAGSKDRRAVRELVYAAIRRAGEVPASGRAAMLAVAIDDEAVAVTFDGSTHGPAPIDAGEQAAASGVMPGWLADALAESGVSTQQQAALIARAPLDVRINRLTADAAAIDQLGGEPIAGLPDAMRLPSGTNVDALGGRIEVQDAGSQIVSLAARAQPGQAVVDLCAGGGGKTLALAAAMANEGRILATDIDRGRLSRLAPRAAKAGVTIVETRLLDPNREVEALTDWSDTADCVLIDAPCSGTGTWRRNPEARWRLTPDRLGKFASQQRHVMEVGASLVRPGGALVYIVCSLLDAEGAGQVEAFLDDHPGWSAEPLDLPAGAARGQGLRLDPASDNTDGFFVARLVRPC from the coding sequence GTGACCCCCGCCGCCCGCACACAGGCCGCCATCGAATTACTCGATGAGGTGATCGCCGCCGCACGGGGCGGCGGTGCCGCAGCGGATACCCTGATATCCCGCTATTTCGCCACGCGCCGCTATGCCGGGTCGAAGGATCGCCGCGCGGTGCGCGAGCTGGTCTACGCTGCGATCCGACGAGCCGGCGAGGTGCCGGCATCGGGTCGCGCGGCGATGCTGGCAGTTGCGATCGATGATGAGGCCGTCGCAGTGACGTTCGATGGCTCGACGCACGGACCGGCGCCGATCGACGCTGGCGAACAGGCGGCGGCGAGCGGGGTCATGCCGGGCTGGCTGGCCGATGCACTGGCGGAATCCGGCGTATCGACGCAGCAGCAGGCGGCGTTGATCGCGCGCGCGCCGCTGGATGTGCGGATCAATCGGCTGACCGCGGATGCGGCGGCCATCGATCAGCTTGGCGGTGAGCCGATCGCCGGACTGCCGGATGCGATGCGGCTGCCCAGCGGGACGAACGTCGATGCGCTGGGCGGTCGGATCGAGGTGCAGGATGCCGGTAGCCAGATCGTCAGTCTGGCGGCGCGTGCGCAGCCCGGGCAGGCGGTGGTGGACCTGTGCGCGGGTGGCGGCGGCAAGACGCTGGCGCTCGCCGCGGCGATGGCGAACGAAGGACGCATACTGGCGACCGATATCGATCGCGGGCGGCTGTCGCGATTGGCTCCGCGGGCCGCGAAGGCGGGCGTGACGATCGTCGAAACCCGGTTGCTCGATCCGAACCGGGAGGTCGAGGCGCTGACCGATTGGTCCGATACCGCGGATTGCGTGCTGATCGATGCGCCGTGTTCGGGCACTGGCACGTGGCGACGCAACCCCGAGGCACGCTGGCGGCTGACGCCGGACCGGCTCGGCAAATTTGCCAGCCAGCAGCGGCATGTGATGGAGGTCGGCGCGAGCCTCGTCCGGCCGGGCGGCGCGCTGGTCTATATCGTCTGTTCGCTGCTCGACGCCGAGGGTGCAGGGCAGGTCGAGGCATTCCTCGACGATCATCCGGGATGGTCTGCCGAGCCGCTCGATCTTCCGGCAGGCGCAGCACGTGGGCAGGGACTGCGGCTCGATCCGGCGAGCGACAACACCGACGGCTTTTTTGTCGCACGGCTGGTCCGCCCCTGCTAA
- the rsmA gene encoding 16S rRNA (adenine(1518)-N(6)/adenine(1519)-N(6))-dimethyltransferase RsmA codes for MSEAPVGGKLPPLREVIAKYGLNASKALGQNFLFDGQLLARIAAVPGDLRDAEVLEVGPGPGGLTRALLAAGARVTAIERDRRCIPALAELGEAWPGKLRVIEGDALDVDAPSLFEGRPHIVSNLPYNVGTALLVGWLTAAWQPWWQSCTLMFQKEVADRIVAAANDDAYGRLAVLSQWRSSARIAMPVHRSAFTPPPKVMSAVVHLVPVEAPAGVDVKVLERLTAAAFGQRRKMLRQSLKGVPGALDALERIGVKATRRAETVSVAEFVDLAREVSRPSL; via the coding sequence ATGAGCGAGGCACCTGTGGGCGGCAAGCTGCCGCCGCTGCGCGAGGTGATCGCCAAATATGGCCTCAACGCCAGCAAGGCGCTGGGCCAGAACTTCCTGTTCGATGGACAGCTGCTCGCGCGCATCGCTGCGGTGCCCGGCGATCTGCGGGATGCCGAGGTGCTGGAGGTCGGTCCGGGACCGGGCGGCCTGACACGGGCGCTGCTGGCCGCCGGTGCGCGGGTTACCGCGATCGAACGCGACCGCCGCTGCATCCCCGCGCTTGCCGAACTCGGCGAAGCCTGGCCGGGAAAGCTCCGCGTGATCGAGGGGGATGCGCTGGACGTGGATGCGCCGTCGCTGTTTGAAGGGCGGCCGCACATCGTTTCGAACCTGCCCTACAATGTCGGCACCGCCCTGCTCGTCGGCTGGCTCACCGCGGCGTGGCAGCCGTGGTGGCAATCCTGCACCTTGATGTTCCAGAAAGAGGTTGCCGACCGCATCGTCGCTGCCGCGAACGACGACGCCTATGGCCGGCTTGCCGTCCTCAGCCAGTGGCGTTCGTCCGCCCGCATTGCGATGCCGGTCCACCGTTCCGCCTTCACCCCGCCGCCGAAGGTGATGTCCGCCGTCGTCCACCTCGTACCCGTGGAGGCACCGGCCGGCGTGGACGTGAAGGTGCTGGAACGCCTCACCGCCGCCGCCTTCGGTCAACGCCGCAAGATGCTTCGCCAAAGTCTGAAGGGCGTTCCCGGGGCTCTCGATGCGCTGGAGCGGATCGGGGTCAAAGCGACCAGGCGCGCCGAAACGGTCAGCGTGGCGGAGTTCGTCGATCTGGCGAGGGAAGTATCACGCCCCTCCCTCTAG
- a CDS encoding SPFH/Band 7/PHB domain protein has translation MGLSIAAFALVLVLFYLFTSIKIVRQGYQYTIEHFGRYTNTASPGFNFYPAFFYRVGRKVNMMEQVIEIPGQEIITKDNAIVSTDGVVFFQVLDAPKAAYEVSDLYVALLQLTTTNLRTVMGSMDLDETLSKRDEINARLLSVVDHATVPWGVKITRVEIKDIRPPADIVTAMGRQMKAEREKRANILEAEGTRASEILRAEGQKQARILESEGRKESAYRDSEARERAAEAEAKATRVVSEAIEQGGTQAINYFVAQKYVEAIGKFATSPNAKTILFPVEATQLMGTLGGIGELAKEALSSTQASPKPEPKRGPFELPRQ, from the coding sequence ATGGGTTTATCGATCGCCGCGTTCGCACTGGTCCTCGTGCTCTTCTATCTCTTCACCAGCATCAAGATCGTCCGCCAGGGCTATCAATATACGATCGAACATTTCGGCCGCTACACCAACACCGCCAGCCCCGGCTTCAACTTCTACCCCGCCTTTTTCTATCGCGTCGGTCGCAAGGTGAACATGATGGAGCAGGTGATCGAGATCCCCGGTCAGGAGATCATCACCAAGGACAATGCGATCGTCTCGACCGACGGCGTCGTCTTCTTTCAGGTGCTCGATGCGCCAAAGGCGGCCTATGAGGTGTCGGACCTGTACGTCGCGCTGCTCCAGCTGACGACGACCAACCTGCGCACGGTGATGGGTTCGATGGACCTCGACGAGACGCTGTCGAAGCGCGACGAGATCAACGCGCGCCTGCTGTCCGTGGTCGATCACGCGACGGTGCCATGGGGCGTCAAGATCACCCGCGTCGAGATCAAGGACATCCGCCCGCCCGCCGATATCGTCACCGCGATGGGTCGCCAGATGAAGGCCGAACGCGAAAAGCGCGCGAACATCCTCGAAGCCGAAGGCACCCGCGCCTCGGAAATCCTCCGCGCCGAGGGCCAGAAACAGGCCCGCATCCTCGAATCGGAAGGCCGCAAGGAATCGGCCTACCGGGACTCCGAGGCCCGCGAACGCGCCGCCGAGGCGGAGGCCAAGGCGACCCGCGTCGTCTCCGAGGCGATCGAACAGGGCGGCACGCAGGCGATCAACTATTTCGTCGCCCAGAAATACGTCGAGGCGATCGGCAAATTCGCCACCAGCCCCAATGCCAAGACGATCCTGTTCCCGGTCGAAGCGACGCAGCTGATGGGGACGCTCGGCGGGATCGGCGAACTCGCCAAGGAAGCGCTTTCGTCCACCCAGGCATCGCCCAAACCCGAACCGAAGCGCGGGCCGTTCGAACTGCCCAGGCAATGA
- a CDS encoding tetratricopeptide repeat protein yields MRVTSVALAAALTLVCVSTSLSGQRPDDQIDARSLQLLAEGRAARTAGNLDGATDLIETALAVDPRNRQAFIVLAEVAETRGLPGKAIRLYREALTLEPNDIAALRGQGEALVAKGAVAVARGNLAKIKTLCKGACPEANQLAAVIAKGPPLTTAQVETKAPEAKPVAAQN; encoded by the coding sequence ATGCGCGTTACGTCCGTCGCCCTTGCCGCTGCGCTGACCCTGGTATGCGTCTCGACATCGCTGAGCGGCCAGCGCCCCGACGACCAGATCGACGCGCGTTCGCTGCAATTGCTGGCCGAGGGTCGTGCGGCGCGCACCGCCGGCAATCTCGACGGGGCGACCGACCTGATCGAAACCGCGCTGGCAGTCGATCCGCGCAATCGTCAGGCGTTCATCGTCCTCGCGGAAGTCGCTGAAACGCGGGGCCTGCCGGGCAAGGCGATCCGCCTGTACCGCGAGGCGCTGACGCTGGAGCCGAACGACATCGCCGCGTTACGCGGGCAGGGCGAGGCGCTGGTGGCCAAGGGGGCGGTAGCGGTTGCGCGGGGCAACCTCGCCAAGATCAAAACCCTGTGCAAGGGCGCCTGCCCGGAGGCGAACCAGCTGGCCGCGGTGATCGCCAAGGGACCTCCGCTGACGACGGCGCAGGTCGAAACCAAAGCGCCGGAGGCCAAGCCGGTCGCCGCTCAGAACTGA